One window from the genome of Prosthecobacter sp. SYSU 5D2 encodes:
- a CDS encoding PAS domain S-box protein, producing the protein MSEPRSKTYAEDPPIRNEPFSAGRERAESILQSITDGYHVTDAQGRLTEINAAAREMLEDQGMDSESLLGRRIFGEVLTEARETEAAKAFERTLAKRVPTEVEHFYEPWQRWHFVRHFPLPDGGVATFFLDFTERKLLTAAHETFRHLVENAPFGVYVVDGDFRLMHISRGAQKVFQNVAEPLGRDFGEVLRMIWEEPFASEAISIFRHTQVTGEAYHSKRTVEKRHDIGDVESYDWKVERIVLPDGRHGVVCHFYDLSERQAAEARATFLSQLSQKLATVNDAMEINRIATREVGTFFNVHRCYFFEVAEDAEEITVLPDWRQGGEDLAGVYLTRDFGRAEWWHTAARVPLGIDDVSCHEWTRDYAENYLPVDIQAYALAPFLRNGRWVASIGISSPAPRLWTSEELALLENVVARVWPLIDRARAEAARRESETRLQLALNASGMGTFIWHVQEDRAEADERFLELFGVPGGEINHKTALAKRVHPDDLQHYASAVANAVAAGGKGVLRVEARILQPDGSYRWLIVTGQTSFDAQSGAAVRMAGAAMDITDSKLAEEQLRQSEERFRAVFEQTTTGIAQTDLTGRFVQMNDRYCEMVGRSREELLQLRMHDITHPEDLKSNAPLFKALAEGSGSNFVIEKRYVRPDGSILWTHNDVVAIRSASGQPRFIAATVTDITENRRAQEQLRQSEERFRAFVTTSSDSMYRMNADWTVMHQLQGKEFITNTDHAIRDWLQKYIPPEDQKLVTDTVRKAIESKGSFNLEHRIIRADGSLGWTFSHAVPLLDERGEIVEWFGTASDFTERKMAEVALRESETRFRHMANNAPVMVWITEADGRCTFLSESWYEFTGQTPETGMGYGWVDATHPDDHDMVEADFISANERRAPFKVEYRLRRRDGEYRWAIDAATPRFDSNGEFLGYIGSVIDITERKLAEEALRTSERRKTALIELADLLRELRDPADLAYSAAELLGRALNVSRCGYGTINTKEETITIERDWNAPGIQSLAGVLHFRDYGSYIEDLKRGHAVIFSDAYKDPRTADNADALKAISAQAVVNLPVTEDGGFVAILYLNHEDAREWTEDEVSFIREVAERTRIATERRRTEQALRASMEEAARGHEKAEMASRAKDDFLAALSHELRTPLNPVLMVASELANNDTLPEKVREDLRMIQRNIGLEARLIDDLLDLTRISRGMLHIHAEKVDTHALLRHTEEIVRADLHGRKLDLQMHLEAAESFVQADPARLQQVFWNLLKNAVKFTPDGGRIKVRTANPEPGRLLISIEDSGRGIPSEALDRIFLPFEQGDLGGRHAFGGLGLGLSISKALVDLHEGSLQATSAGQDQGSTFTVDLATTQRALPETAPKDLSSADVRPLRLLIVEDDVTSLNVLVKLMQRRGHAVYSASTVAAALELAASHSFDLVISDLGLPDGTGQELMKEIRQRYGWPGIALSGFGMEADLQASKDAGFAIHLVKPVAAADLTRAIASIQEN; encoded by the coding sequence ATGTCTGAGCCCCGTTCTAAAACCTATGCTGAGGATCCGCCAATAAGAAATGAGCCATTTTCAGCAGGCAGGGAAAGGGCGGAGAGCATTCTGCAAAGCATCACGGACGGTTACCATGTCACCGATGCCCAAGGCAGGCTGACGGAGATCAATGCGGCGGCGAGGGAGATGCTGGAGGACCAGGGGATGGATTCGGAGTCCCTGCTGGGAAGGCGGATTTTTGGTGAGGTGCTGACGGAGGCACGGGAAACTGAGGCGGCGAAAGCCTTCGAGCGCACTCTGGCAAAGCGGGTGCCGACCGAGGTGGAGCACTTTTACGAGCCCTGGCAGCGCTGGCACTTCGTCCGGCATTTTCCCCTTCCTGACGGAGGGGTGGCGACGTTTTTCCTGGACTTTACGGAGCGTAAGCTGCTGACGGCGGCGCATGAAACCTTTCGGCATCTGGTGGAGAATGCTCCCTTCGGCGTTTATGTGGTGGATGGTGACTTCCGGCTGATGCACATCAGCAGAGGAGCCCAGAAGGTTTTTCAAAATGTGGCCGAACCCCTGGGCCGCGACTTTGGCGAGGTTCTGAGGATGATCTGGGAGGAACCCTTCGCCAGCGAGGCCATCTCCATCTTCCGTCATACTCAGGTCACGGGGGAAGCCTATCATTCGAAACGGACGGTGGAAAAGCGGCATGACATCGGGGATGTGGAGTCCTACGACTGGAAGGTGGAGCGGATCGTGCTGCCGGACGGGCGGCATGGCGTAGTGTGCCATTTTTATGATCTGTCTGAACGGCAGGCTGCGGAAGCCCGCGCCACTTTCCTGAGCCAGCTCAGCCAGAAATTGGCCACGGTGAATGATGCGATGGAAATCAACCGCATCGCGACGCGGGAGGTGGGGACGTTTTTCAATGTCCACCGATGCTACTTTTTCGAGGTTGCAGAGGATGCAGAGGAAATAACCGTGCTGCCGGACTGGAGACAAGGAGGCGAGGATCTGGCGGGGGTGTATCTGACCCGGGATTTTGGCCGGGCCGAGTGGTGGCATACAGCGGCCCGTGTGCCACTGGGAATTGATGATGTGAGCTGCCACGAGTGGACTCGTGACTATGCAGAAAACTACCTGCCGGTGGACATTCAGGCGTATGCATTGGCGCCGTTTTTACGCAATGGACGCTGGGTGGCCAGCATCGGTATTAGCAGCCCGGCACCCCGGTTGTGGACGAGTGAGGAACTGGCGCTGCTGGAAAACGTGGTGGCGCGCGTATGGCCGCTGATTGACCGGGCGCGGGCGGAGGCGGCCCGGCGGGAGAGCGAGACACGGCTGCAACTGGCGCTGAATGCCTCCGGCATGGGGACCTTCATCTGGCATGTTCAGGAAGACCGGGCGGAGGCGGATGAGCGCTTCCTGGAACTTTTTGGCGTGCCGGGCGGGGAGATCAACCACAAGACCGCGCTCGCAAAGCGGGTACACCCCGATGACCTGCAGCACTATGCCTCCGCTGTGGCGAATGCGGTGGCTGCGGGTGGAAAGGGAGTGCTGCGTGTGGAGGCGCGGATTTTACAACCGGACGGCTCCTACCGCTGGCTGATTGTGACGGGGCAGACTTCCTTCGATGCGCAGAGCGGTGCGGCTGTCAGGATGGCTGGAGCAGCGATGGACATCACGGATAGCAAGCTGGCGGAGGAGCAACTCAGGCAGAGCGAGGAGCGCTTTCGTGCCGTCTTCGAACAGACCACTACAGGCATCGCCCAGACGGACCTGACGGGCCGGTTTGTACAGATGAACGACCGCTACTGTGAGATGGTAGGCCGCTCACGGGAAGAGCTGCTGCAATTGCGGATGCATGACATTACGCATCCGGAAGATTTGAAGTCGAATGCCCCCCTGTTCAAAGCGCTGGCGGAGGGCAGCGGATCTAATTTTGTGATCGAGAAACGGTATGTCCGGCCGGATGGATCCATCCTATGGACGCACAATGATGTGGTGGCCATCCGCTCCGCCAGCGGACAGCCTCGATTCATTGCCGCCACGGTGACGGACATCACGGAGAACCGGCGGGCTCAGGAGCAGCTAAGGCAGAGCGAGGAGAGGTTTCGCGCCTTTGTGACGACCAGCTCCGACAGCATGTACCGCATGAATGCGGACTGGACTGTGATGCATCAATTGCAGGGGAAGGAATTCATTACGAACACGGATCACGCCATCCGGGACTGGCTGCAAAAATACATCCCGCCGGAAGACCAGAAGCTGGTGACTGACACGGTGAGAAAAGCGATCGAGAGCAAAGGCTCGTTTAATCTGGAGCACCGCATCATCCGGGCAGACGGGTCCCTGGGGTGGACTTTTTCACATGCGGTACCCCTACTGGATGAACGGGGGGAGATCGTGGAATGGTTCGGTACGGCGAGCGATTTCACAGAGCGCAAGATGGCGGAGGTGGCCCTGAGGGAAAGCGAGACGCGCTTTCGCCACATGGCCAATAACGCGCCGGTGATGGTGTGGATCACGGAGGCGGACGGGCGGTGTACTTTTCTGAGCGAATCTTGGTATGAATTCACCGGCCAGACACCGGAAACCGGGATGGGGTATGGATGGGTGGATGCCACGCATCCTGATGATCATGACATGGTGGAGGCGGACTTTATCAGTGCGAATGAAAGGCGGGCACCGTTCAAGGTAGAATACCGCCTGCGCAGGCGGGATGGCGAGTACCGCTGGGCCATTGATGCAGCCACGCCCCGGTTTGATTCTAACGGTGAGTTTCTCGGCTACATCGGCTCCGTCATTGACATCACGGAAAGAAAGCTGGCGGAGGAAGCGCTGCGGACGAGTGAGCGGCGGAAGACGGCCTTGATCGAGCTGGCGGACCTTTTGCGGGAGCTGCGGGATCCGGCGGATCTGGCCTATTCAGCCGCCGAGCTGCTGGGCCGGGCGCTGAACGTGAGCCGGTGCGGCTATGGCACGATCAACACCAAGGAGGAAACCATCACCATCGAGCGTGACTGGAATGCGCCGGGCATCCAAAGCCTCGCAGGCGTGCTGCATTTCCGCGACTATGGCTCCTACATTGAAGACTTGAAAAGGGGGCACGCAGTCATCTTCTCCGATGCATACAAGGATCCACGCACAGCGGACAATGCCGATGCGCTAAAGGCCATCAGCGCCCAGGCGGTGGTGAACCTGCCAGTGACGGAGGACGGGGGTTTTGTGGCCATCCTTTACCTGAACCATGAGGATGCGCGGGAATGGACGGAGGATGAGGTTTCCTTTATCCGGGAGGTGGCTGAGCGTACGCGCATCGCCACTGAGCGGCGGCGCACGGAGCAGGCGCTAAGAGCCAGCATGGAGGAAGCGGCCCGGGGCCATGAAAAAGCAGAGATGGCCTCACGCGCCAAAGATGACTTTCTGGCCGCGCTGAGCCATGAACTGCGCACTCCTCTGAACCCGGTGCTGATGGTCGCTTCTGAGCTGGCAAATAACGACACCCTCCCGGAAAAGGTGCGGGAGGATCTGCGCATGATCCAGCGCAACATCGGCCTGGAGGCCCGCCTTATTGATGATCTGCTGGACCTGACGCGCATCAGCCGGGGCATGCTCCACATCCATGCGGAAAAGGTGGACACGCATGCATTGCTGCGCCACACGGAGGAGATCGTCCGCGCGGATTTGCACGGCAGAAAGCTGGATCTGCAAATGCATTTGGAAGCCGCTGAATCCTTTGTCCAGGCAGACCCGGCACGGCTTCAACAGGTGTTTTGGAACCTGTTGAAAAATGCGGTGAAATTCACTCCGGATGGAGGACGCATCAAGGTCCGCACGGCCAATCCTGAACCAGGCCGGCTGTTGATTTCAATTGAGGATTCTGGTCGCGGCATTCCCTCTGAAGCACTGGACCGTATTTTCCTGCCCTTTGAACAGGGCGACCTGGGCGGAAGACATGCCTTTGGCGGTCTGGGGCTGGGGTTGTCCATCTCCAAAGCACTGGTGGACCTGCACGAAGGCAGTCTGCAGGCCACCAGTGCGGGCCAGGACCAGGGATCCACCTTTACGGTGGACCTGGCCACCACCCAGCGCGCTCTGCCGGAGACGGCACCGAAGGATCTTTCATCTGCGGATGTCCGGCCGCTGCGCCTGCTCATTGTCGAGGATGATGTCACGTCTCTGAACGTGCTGGTGAAGCTGATGCAGCGCAGGGGTCATGCCGTTTACTCCGCCTCCACGGTTGCTGCGGCGCTGGAGCTTGCGGCTTCGCATTCTTTTGATCTGGTCATCAGCGACCTGGGACTGCCAGACGGTACCGGGCAGGAACTGATGAAGGAAATCCGCCAGCGCTACGGCTGGCCGGGCATCGCCCTGAGCGGTTTTGGCATGGAGGCAGACCTGCAAGCCAGCAAAGATGCGGGATTTGCCATCCATTTGGTTAAACCGGTGGCAGCGGCAGACCTGACACGGGCGATTGCCTCGATTCAGGAGAACTGA
- the ahcY gene encoding adenosylhomocysteinase, which translates to MSDYKVKDIGLADFGRKELDIAEAEMPGLMATREKYGPKKPLAGVRITGSLHMTIQTGVLIETLKELGADVRWASCNIFSTQDHAAAGIAATGTPVFAWKGETLEEYWWCTWKAIIFPGDKGPELIVDDGGDVTLLIHKGYEMENGDDWVNTPSDNHEVKVIKDLLKDIAKNQPGIFHTIVKDLKGVSEETTTGVHRLYEMAKAGKLLFPAINVNDSVTKSKFDNLYGCRESLLDGIKRATDVMIAGKVGVVCGYGDVGKGCAAALRGMGAQVIVTEIDPVCALQAAMEGHRVMPIEDTLGYGDIYVTTTGNKDIITLEHMEKMKDQAIVCNIGHFDNEIQVDRLNARTDVKRLNIKPQVDKYTFPAGNSIFMLAEGRLVNLGCATGHPSFVMSNSFTNQTLAQIELWETKDTRPIGVTVLPKKLDEEVARLHLAKIGVKLTVLSKDQADYIGVPVEGPYKTDHYRY; encoded by the coding sequence ATGTCCGACTATAAAGTAAAAGACATCGGCCTTGCCGATTTTGGCCGCAAGGAACTCGATATCGCCGAGGCTGAAATGCCAGGGCTCATGGCCACCCGCGAAAAATACGGCCCGAAGAAGCCCCTCGCGGGCGTCCGCATCACCGGCTCCCTCCACATGACCATCCAGACCGGCGTGCTCATCGAGACGCTGAAGGAACTGGGTGCTGACGTGCGCTGGGCCTCCTGCAACATTTTCTCCACCCAGGACCACGCTGCCGCAGGCATCGCCGCTACTGGCACCCCTGTTTTCGCCTGGAAGGGCGAGACTCTGGAAGAATACTGGTGGTGCACCTGGAAGGCCATCATCTTCCCAGGGGACAAAGGTCCAGAACTGATCGTGGACGACGGCGGCGACGTGACGCTGCTGATCCACAAGGGTTATGAAATGGAAAACGGTGACGACTGGGTCAACACCCCTTCAGACAACCACGAAGTGAAGGTCATCAAGGACCTGCTGAAGGACATCGCCAAAAACCAGCCCGGCATCTTCCACACGATCGTCAAAGATCTCAAAGGCGTCTCCGAAGAGACCACCACGGGTGTGCACCGCCTCTATGAAATGGCCAAGGCAGGCAAGCTGCTTTTCCCGGCCATCAACGTCAACGACAGCGTCACCAAGTCCAAGTTCGACAACCTCTACGGCTGCCGCGAGTCCCTCCTGGACGGCATCAAGCGCGCCACAGATGTGATGATCGCCGGCAAGGTCGGCGTCGTCTGCGGTTATGGCGACGTGGGCAAAGGCTGTGCAGCGGCTCTCCGCGGCATGGGCGCCCAGGTCATCGTCACGGAAATCGACCCTGTGTGTGCCCTTCAGGCCGCCATGGAAGGTCATCGCGTGATGCCGATCGAAGACACCCTCGGCTACGGCGACATCTACGTCACCACCACGGGAAACAAGGACATCATCACCCTGGAGCACATGGAGAAGATGAAGGACCAGGCCATCGTCTGTAACATCGGCCACTTCGACAACGAAATCCAGGTGGACCGCCTGAACGCCCGCACGGACGTCAAGCGCCTGAACATCAAGCCCCAGGTGGACAAGTACACCTTCCCGGCCGGCAACAGCATCTTCATGCTGGCTGAAGGCCGCCTCGTGAACCTCGGCTGCGCCACCGGCCACCCGAGCTTCGTGATGAGCAACAGCTTCACCAACCAGACCCTGGCCCAGATCGAGCTTTGGGAAACCAAGGACACCCGCCCCATCGGCGTGACCGTCCTGCCCAAGAAACTGGACGAAGAAGTCGCCCGCCTGCACCTGGCCAAGATCGGCGTCAAACTGACCGTTCTTTCCAAAGACCAAGCCGACTACATCGGCGTGCCGGTTGAAGGCCCGTACAAGACGGACCACTACCGGTACTAA
- a CDS encoding glycoside hydrolase family 130 protein, translated as MNQQIHLCHHEVTLLPESARVIIRPFIPSNVHLVATIIGRALALTEDDVALQLAELRIGFEARHHDLVSALHAHFEKVRHHIPSEQPLSLDRQLLIGAIFSGEYALESAALFNPSMVPHPDQSGVPDGALRFIMSLRATGEGHISSIEFRSGIIAQDGVITLDPVSRFVTLPLVVPNPKYRKPNFLSKLHEMGFENAHTQAVLSPLAENFTRSDLNQSLTNVREGAESALQDLNPTLDCIQWLADSNYELQFSEKLAMSERIIFPVSNNESNGIEDARFVLFTEDDGSKMYYATYTAYNGRAILPQLIETEDFLHFRVLTLNGSAVQNKGMALFPRRIGGRYVMLSRQDDENLFIMFSDNPHYWSEPQLLMRPEEMWESVKIGNCGSPIETEAGWLVITHGVGPMRQYCIGAALLDLEDPTRVIGRLRQPLLCPEGSGREGYVPNVVYSCGALLHGGSLILPYAMSDKVTAIVSLSLDELIAALLASE; from the coding sequence ATGAATCAGCAAATCCACCTCTGCCATCATGAGGTGACTTTGTTGCCTGAGAGCGCACGTGTCATCATCCGTCCTTTCATCCCTTCGAATGTGCATCTCGTCGCCACCATCATTGGCCGTGCGCTCGCCCTCACGGAGGATGATGTGGCATTGCAGCTGGCAGAGCTGCGCATCGGGTTCGAAGCCCGCCATCATGACCTCGTCTCCGCCCTGCATGCCCATTTTGAAAAAGTGCGCCATCACATCCCCAGTGAGCAGCCTTTGTCACTGGACCGGCAGCTGCTGATCGGAGCCATTTTTTCCGGCGAATATGCGCTGGAATCCGCCGCCTTGTTCAATCCCTCCATGGTCCCGCATCCAGACCAGAGCGGTGTGCCAGACGGAGCTCTGCGTTTCATCATGAGCCTGCGCGCCACCGGCGAAGGACACATTTCTTCCATCGAGTTTCGCTCCGGAATCATCGCCCAGGATGGCGTCATCACCCTGGACCCCGTTTCCCGTTTCGTCACCCTGCCCCTGGTGGTGCCTAACCCAAAGTATCGAAAACCAAATTTCCTCAGCAAGCTGCATGAAATGGGATTCGAGAATGCCCATACCCAGGCAGTTCTGTCGCCTCTGGCAGAAAACTTCACGCGCAGCGATCTCAATCAAAGCCTCACCAACGTGCGCGAAGGTGCCGAATCCGCCCTCCAGGACCTGAACCCCACTCTCGATTGCATCCAATGGCTGGCCGATTCCAATTACGAGCTTCAATTTTCCGAGAAGCTTGCCATGAGCGAGCGCATCATCTTCCCGGTCTCCAACAATGAAAGCAATGGCATAGAGGATGCGCGTTTTGTGCTCTTCACTGAAGATGATGGCTCCAAAATGTATTATGCGACCTACACCGCCTATAACGGTCGCGCTATCCTGCCGCAATTGATCGAAACCGAGGACTTCCTCCACTTTCGCGTCCTGACTCTCAATGGCAGCGCCGTTCAAAATAAAGGCATGGCCCTCTTCCCGCGCCGCATTGGCGGGCGTTATGTCATGCTCTCCCGCCAGGATGATGAAAATCTCTTCATTATGTTTTCCGATAACCCCCACTATTGGAGCGAACCCCAGTTACTCATGCGCCCGGAGGAGATGTGGGAATCCGTGAAGATCGGCAACTGCGGCTCCCCCATCGAGACCGAGGCCGGCTGGCTCGTCATCACCCACGGCGTCGGCCCCATGCGCCAGTACTGCATCGGCGCAGCCCTGCTGGATTTGGAGGATCCCACCCGCGTCATCGGCCGCCTCCGCCAGCCCTTGCTCTGCCCCGAAGGCAGCGGCCGCGAAGGCTACGTCCCCAACGTCGTCTATAGCTGCGGCGCCCTCCTGCACGGCGGTTCCCTCATCCTCCCCTACGCCATGAGCGACAAAGTCACCGCCATCGTCAGCCTGTCTTTGGATGAACTTATAGCGGCCTTGCTGGCGAGCGAATAA
- a CDS encoding glycosyltransferase family 4 protein, which translates to MNRTTSTQRIAFLGDYLPRLCGIATFTHDACESVAQAAPEIECFVGAVNDRPEGYDYPPRVRFELQEKDLHSYRRAADFLNFNNVDVLCVQHEFGIYGGPAGSHLLALLKEVRMPVVTTLHTILREPNAAQRKVMDELVSRSDRLIVMARKGAEILRETYQVPDAKVDIIPHGIPDMPFAGSDVYKAQFGVEGRHVLLTFGLLGPGKGIEYVIEALPEIVRQHPNVVYLVLGATHPHLIAREGERYRLSLQRLAEDRGVKDHVIFYNQFVSQEDLKEFIGATDIYLTPYLNEAQVTSGTLAYVFGAGKAVVSTPYWHAQELLADGRGALVPFRNAPAISTAVCALLDDPARKQKICQDAYAIGREMIWPAVGRRFLESFQHARADRKAQSRAAFAGWTLSSRPYALPPLRLDHVVRMSDSTGIYQHAIFNVPNFHEGYCTDDNARSFILCNLLDESGSLPATQSLDGLATSYLAFLAAALNYETGRFRNFMSHGRQWLEEAGSEDSHGRALWAVGTGAGRSRNEGHRKLSAQLFQRGLPAVASFTSPRAWTFTLLGIHEYLRHYPDDPKTNVKAMRALLTAKLVKLWNDYATEDWPWFEPGATYDNARICQALILSGQWMPDPEALEIGLKSLRWLVSIQKTQAGHFRPIGSNGFYQRDGERADFDQQPVEAQAMVCACHEAFRATQDPLWPREAKRAFEWFLGRNDLGLPLYDSSTGGCSDGLHADRVNENQGAESTLAFHLALAEMHHAEQLILPPPAPPL; encoded by the coding sequence CTGAACAGGACCACCTCCACCCAACGGATCGCATTTCTGGGGGATTATCTTCCACGGCTTTGTGGAATCGCGACCTTCACCCACGATGCCTGTGAATCCGTCGCCCAGGCCGCCCCTGAGATCGAGTGTTTTGTGGGGGCCGTCAATGACCGGCCAGAGGGTTATGACTATCCTCCACGAGTGCGTTTTGAGCTCCAGGAAAAAGACCTGCACTCCTATCGACGGGCTGCGGATTTTTTGAACTTTAACAACGTGGACGTGCTCTGCGTGCAGCATGAGTTTGGCATCTATGGAGGCCCGGCTGGAAGCCATCTGCTGGCTTTGCTGAAGGAAGTCCGGATGCCCGTGGTCACCACATTGCACACCATTTTGCGTGAGCCGAATGCGGCCCAGCGCAAGGTGATGGATGAACTCGTCTCCCGCAGCGACCGCCTCATCGTCATGGCCCGCAAAGGCGCGGAAATCCTCCGCGAAACCTACCAGGTGCCGGATGCCAAGGTGGACATTATTCCCCATGGCATTCCTGATATGCCCTTTGCCGGGTCCGATGTTTACAAGGCCCAGTTCGGCGTGGAGGGCCGTCATGTCCTGCTCACCTTCGGCCTGCTCGGTCCAGGGAAGGGGATTGAATACGTCATCGAGGCACTGCCTGAGATCGTGCGGCAGCATCCCAATGTCGTTTATCTCGTACTCGGTGCCACACATCCGCATCTCATCGCCCGGGAGGGGGAGCGTTATCGCCTCAGCCTTCAGCGCCTGGCGGAGGACCGTGGGGTCAAGGATCACGTCATCTTTTACAACCAGTTTGTCTCGCAGGAAGACCTGAAGGAATTCATCGGCGCGACGGACATTTATCTGACTCCTTATTTAAATGAGGCGCAGGTCACCTCCGGCACGCTGGCCTATGTATTTGGCGCTGGCAAAGCGGTCGTCTCCACCCCCTACTGGCATGCTCAGGAGCTGCTGGCGGACGGGCGCGGAGCCCTCGTCCCATTCCGTAATGCCCCGGCCATCTCTACCGCCGTTTGCGCTCTGCTCGATGATCCTGCTCGCAAGCAGAAAATCTGTCAGGATGCGTATGCCATTGGCCGTGAGATGATCTGGCCTGCGGTAGGTCGGAGATTCCTGGAATCCTTTCAGCACGCACGCGCGGACCGCAAGGCGCAGTCCCGTGCGGCCTTCGCGGGATGGACGCTGAGCAGCCGCCCGTATGCCCTGCCGCCACTGCGGCTGGATCACGTCGTGCGGATGAGCGACAGCACCGGCATCTACCAGCACGCCATTTTTAACGTGCCTAATTTTCATGAAGGCTACTGCACCGATGACAATGCGCGCTCCTTCATCCTCTGCAATCTGCTGGATGAATCCGGCAGCCTGCCCGCCACGCAGAGCCTGGACGGCCTGGCGACCAGCTACCTAGCCTTTCTCGCGGCCGCATTGAATTACGAGACCGGCCGCTTTCGCAACTTCATGAGCCATGGCCGCCAGTGGCTTGAAGAAGCCGGCAGCGAGGACAGCCATGGCCGCGCCCTTTGGGCTGTGGGCACCGGTGCCGGACGGTCGCGAAATGAAGGGCATCGCAAACTATCAGCCCAGCTTTTTCAGCGCGGCCTGCCCGCGGTGGCTTCCTTCACCTCCCCGCGTGCCTGGACTTTCACCTTGCTGGGCATTCACGAGTATCTCCGCCATTATCCGGATGATCCGAAAACGAATGTCAAAGCCATGCGGGCCCTCTTGACGGCAAAGCTCGTCAAGCTGTGGAACGACTACGCTACGGAAGACTGGCCCTGGTTTGAGCCCGGAGCGACGTACGACAATGCCCGCATCTGCCAGGCGCTCATCCTCAGTGGCCAGTGGATGCCGGATCCGGAAGCCCTGGAAATCGGTCTCAAATCCCTCCGCTGGCTGGTATCCATCCAAAAGACCCAGGCGGGTCACTTCCGCCCCATTGGTAGCAACGGCTTTTACCAGCGTGACGGTGAACGGGCTGACTTCGACCAGCAGCCGGTGGAAGCACAGGCCATGGTCTGCGCCTGCCACGAAGCCTTCCGCGCCACCCAGGACCCCCTGTGGCCGCGCGAGGCCAAGCGCGCCTTCGAGTGGTTCCTTGGCCGGAACGATCTCGGCCTGCCCTTGTATGACTCCAGCACCGGCGGCTGCAGCGACGGTCTCCATGCCGACCGTGTCAATGAAAACCAGGGCGCTGAGTCCACCCTCGCCTTTCATCTGGCTCTCGCAGAAATGCACCATGCCGAACAGTTGATCTTGCCACCTCCAGCCCCACCCCTATGA